One region of Fimbriiglobus ruber genomic DNA includes:
- a CDS encoding RNA polymerase sigma factor: protein MSHSLIDFLRTAGGPSPDRAEALWVRYRETDDEAAFTTLVGWYGSGIYRRILIATGFDHLLAEEVFQTTLFKLHERRKVLACPTFTAALAWWRVTARNEVQMALRGRRRARAREERVARNPAIDATPGAETEVLRAELLTELGTAFSRLRPEHRETLSLLYFENLPVSRAAAILGRNRETVSRWAEQGLSCLRDLLAARGVLSAAGGVAAARLVLTDAVQAAVPTVRIAEFATAAWTAKPAGTSFLAAGWVKKVAGVLGVVAFGCVVAIGWQLERSEPPAPSLPNPPAARAEDIPQRNLHLFHLVVTPRIRAALADLLTGDGDVVLEAVETYDTRIFCTFSFKHKLPTPLTWVPRVRFIYEAHGQTFQSSFDLHEWEYDTPEFNPIFIPESEGRIWDRQTFLEIDRRRPDLPKGARPRWRNPTTERTWPVDSIRGVLTRVESAFRLIPADRETAAEKAATDDRLKAAIRPHLGIWYGRGRQDLPCELSDSPDGLVLKRGYNWSRTVKKVPAPAVCGNWWVRVRSDGAPSGLFTWGLTVRFSPDGRRINFPESGDWWTREPIPEPQKQRPDKP from the coding sequence ATGAGTCACTCTCTCATCGATTTTCTCCGCACGGCCGGCGGGCCATCGCCCGACCGGGCGGAGGCACTATGGGTGCGCTACCGTGAGACCGACGACGAAGCCGCTTTCACAACCCTCGTAGGGTGGTACGGAAGCGGCATCTACCGCAGGATTCTGATCGCCACCGGGTTCGACCACCTGTTGGCCGAAGAGGTCTTTCAGACCACGTTGTTTAAACTCCACGAGCGGAGAAAGGTTCTCGCCTGTCCGACTTTTACGGCGGCCCTGGCGTGGTGGCGGGTGACGGCCCGTAACGAAGTTCAGATGGCCCTGCGGGGCCGGCGGCGAGCCCGAGCCAGGGAGGAGCGGGTCGCCCGAAATCCCGCAATCGACGCCACCCCGGGCGCCGAGACCGAAGTTCTTCGGGCCGAATTGCTCACCGAACTCGGGACCGCGTTCAGCCGCCTCCGCCCCGAACACCGAGAAACCCTCTCACTGCTCTATTTTGAAAATCTTCCCGTATCCCGAGCGGCCGCGATTCTCGGCCGCAATCGGGAAACTGTCTCCCGGTGGGCCGAGCAGGGGTTGAGCTGCCTCCGCGATTTGCTCGCCGCGCGGGGCGTTTTGTCGGCGGCCGGAGGAGTGGCAGCCGCCCGACTTGTCTTGACCGATGCGGTCCAGGCGGCAGTGCCAACCGTCCGGATCGCAGAATTTGCAACCGCGGCTTGGACTGCGAAGCCTGCGGGTACCTCGTTTCTGGCTGCCGGGTGGGTCAAAAAGGTCGCGGGTGTGCTTGGCGTGGTGGCTTTTGGGTGCGTTGTGGCCATTGGATGGCAGCTCGAACGAAGCGAGCCCCCGGCGCCCTCGCTCCCTAATCCTCCCGCCGCCCGAGCCGAGGACATCCCGCAGCGGAATTTGCATCTGTTCCACTTGGTGGTTACACCACGGATCCGAGCGGCACTCGCCGATCTGCTGACAGGCGACGGTGATGTGGTGCTTGAAGCGGTAGAGACATACGATACGCGGATTTTTTGTACGTTCAGCTTCAAGCATAAACTCCCTACCCCGCTGACCTGGGTGCCACGGGTCCGGTTCATCTACGAAGCTCATGGACAGACGTTTCAGAGTAGCTTCGATCTCCACGAATGGGAGTACGATACTCCGGAATTCAATCCGATCTTTATCCCCGAAAGCGAGGGTCGGATTTGGGATCGGCAAACGTTCTTGGAAATCGACCGACGCCGGCCGGACCTACCCAAAGGTGCGAGGCCTCGGTGGCGCAACCCGACGACCGAACGGACGTGGCCGGTCGACTCGATCCGAGGTGTCCTCACGCGCGTCGAGTCCGCGTTCCGGCTGATCCCGGCCGACCGGGAGACGGCGGCAGAAAAGGCGGCGACCGACGACCGGTTGAAAGCGGCGATCCGGCCCCACCTGGGGATATGGTACGGGCGGGGGCGACAGGATTTGCCGTGCGAACTTTCGGACAGCCCGGACGGACTCGTCTTGAAGCGCGGGTACAACTGGTCGCGGACCGTCAAAAAGGTACCGGCACCGGCGGTTTGCGGGAACTGGTGGGTGCGCGTTCGGTCGGATGGCGCGCCGTCCGGACTGTTCACATGGGGGTTGACGGTCCGGTTCTCGCCGGACGGCCGGCGGATCAATTTCCCCGAGAGTGGCGACTGGTGGACGCGCGAGCCGATCCCCGAGCCCCAGAAGCAACGCCCCGACAAACCTTGA
- a CDS encoding IPT/TIG domain-containing protein, whose protein sequence is MDEVTPAGIVTTFATGFDGPTGLAFDAAGNLFVANYDNNKVSEVTPAGSVSTFATGFDFPTALAFDAAGNLYVANDGRPYDTTADATVSEVTPAGAVSTFASGFDRPDALAFDAAGNLYVANFAGNTVSVVTPAGVASTFAAGFDDPTAVAFDAAGNLYVANDGNNTVSEVTPAGVVSTFASGFDGPDALAFDAAGNLFVANESSVTVSEVPAPVVSTFATGFTAPNGLAFGAAGNLFVANAGNNSVSEVTPAGGITTFATGFTGPAGLAFDAAGNLFVTNFGGTTLSEVTPAGVVTTFASEFDDPEGLVFDAAGNLYVANFAGNTVSVVTPAGVASTFAAGFDDPTAVAFDAAGNLYVANDGNNTVSEVTPAGVVSTFASGFDGPDALAFDAAGNLYVANHDGNTVGVVTPTGFVATFATGFDGPRALAFDAAGDLFVANVNNNTVSQLLVPSVSVPFTVGGTAVAGTDYSGLTASPLVFAPGQTTADITGTMAPGSGGTTLTVTLGTPTNAAFRATTTNTLTITAQAPAVTALSPSNGPAGGGTTVTVTGTNLAAATAVTFGTVAGTIVSDTATQIVATAPAGTAGTVDVTVTTAGGTSAVSPADQFTYAAVPPVSPPPVSPPPVNPPPVPPTSPPPATPKATLVGYSQVAVGADAGGTGTVTVYNPDQSVAYTAAPFGAAFTDGVRVAVADLNNDGAPELIAGTGPGVANQVVVLDGNTHLPLASFNPFETTFTGGLFVAVGDVNGDGVPDLIVTPDQSGGPIVAVYDGAALGKGQVVQLARFFGINDPNFRGGARAAVGDINGDGYGDVIVSAGFGGGPRVAIYDGKSVAANAPTELMPDFFAFEPSLRNGAYVTAGDLTGKGYADLIFGAGPGGGPRVRAVDPAVLLAAAGDFSSLDDAAVSGASLADFFAGDVSNRGGVRVGVADLDASNQAGLVVGSGTGAGATVTTYTGKAILANPAAPTADSSLDAFPGFTGGVFVG, encoded by the coding sequence GTGGACGAGGTGACGCCCGCGGGCATCGTCACGACCTTCGCCACCGGGTTCGACGGGCCCACCGGTCTGGCGTTCGATGCGGCCGGAAACCTGTTCGTCGCCAACTACGACAATAACAAGGTGAGCGAGGTGACGCCGGCGGGGTCCGTCAGCACCTTCGCCACCGGATTCGACTTTCCAACCGCTCTGGCGTTCGACGCGGCCGGAAACCTGTATGTCGCCAACGACGGAAGACCGTACGACACCACCGCCGATGCCACGGTGAGCGAGGTGACGCCCGCGGGCGCCGTCAGCACCTTCGCCTCCGGGTTCGACCGGCCGGACGCTCTGGCGTTCGACGCGGCCGGTAACCTGTACGTCGCCAACTTTGCAGGTAATACGGTGAGCGTGGTGACGCCCGCGGGGGTCGCCAGCACCTTCGCCGCCGGGTTCGACGACCCCACCGCCGTTGCGTTCGACGCGGCCGGCAACCTGTACGTCGCCAACGACGGCAACAACACGGTGAGTGAGGTGACGCCCGCGGGGGTCGTCAGCACCTTCGCCTCCGGGTTCGACGGGCCCGACGCGCTGGCGTTCGACGCGGCCGGCAACCTGTTCGTTGCCAACGAATCCAGTGTTACGGTGAGCGAGGTGCCAGCACCGGTCGTCAGCACCTTCGCCACCGGGTTCACCGCGCCCAACGGTCTGGCGTTCGGCGCGGCCGGAAACCTGTTCGTCGCCAACGCCGGCAACAACTCGGTGAGCGAGGTGACGCCCGCGGGGGGTATCACCACCTTCGCCACCGGGTTCACCGGGCCCGCCGGTCTGGCGTTCGACGCGGCTGGAAACCTGTTCGTCACCAACTTCGGTGGTACCACGCTGAGCGAGGTGACGCCCGCGGGCGTCGTGACCACCTTCGCCTCCGAGTTCGACGACCCCGAAGGTTTGGTGTTCGACGCGGCCGGTAACCTGTACGTCGCCAACTTTGCAGGTAATACGGTGAGCGTGGTGACGCCCGCGGGGGTCGCCAGCACCTTCGCCGCCGGGTTCGACGACCCCACCGCCGTTGCGTTCGACGCGGCCGGCAACCTGTACGTCGCCAACGACGGCAACAACACGGTGAGTGAGGTGACGCCCGCGGGGGTCGTCAGCACCTTCGCCTCCGGGTTCGACGGGCCCGACGCGCTGGCGTTCGACGCGGCCGGCAACCTGTACGTCGCCAACCACGATGGTAACACGGTGGGTGTAGTCACACCCACGGGGTTCGTCGCCACCTTCGCCACCGGGTTCGACGGACCCAGAGCGCTGGCGTTCGACGCGGCCGGCGACCTGTTCGTCGCCAACGTCAACAATAATACGGTGAGTCAGCTCTTGGTGCCCAGCGTGAGTGTGCCGTTCACCGTGGGCGGCACGGCCGTTGCGGGAACGGACTACTCCGGGCTGACGGCCAGTCCGTTGGTCTTTGCCCCCGGGCAGACGACGGCCGACATCACCGGGACGATGGCACCCGGCAGCGGGGGTACGACGCTGACCGTCACCCTGGGGACGCCGACCAACGCCGCCTTCAGGGCCACCACGACCAACACCCTGACGATCACGGCACAGGCCCCCGCGGTCACCGCCCTCAGCCCGTCGAACGGCCCGGCGGGCGGCGGGACGACGGTCACCGTCACCGGGACCAACCTGGCCGCCGCCACGGCCGTCACGTTCGGGACGGTCGCGGGAACGATCGTCAGCGACACGGCCACCCAGATCGTGGCGACCGCCCCGGCCGGCACCGCGGGAACGGTCGACGTGACGGTGACGACGGCCGGCGGCACGTCGGCCGTGTCGCCCGCGGACCAGTTTACCTACGCTGCCGTTCCGCCGGTCAGCCCGCCGCCCGTCAGTCCACCACCGGTCAACCCGCCGCCGGTGCCCCCGACCAGCCCGCCACCGGCAACCCCCAAGGCTACGCTCGTTGGCTACTCACAAGTCGCGGTGGGGGCGGACGCGGGCGGGACGGGAACCGTCACGGTGTACAACCCGGACCAGTCGGTCGCGTACACGGCCGCCCCGTTCGGGGCCGCGTTCACTGACGGCGTCCGGGTGGCCGTCGCCGATCTCAACAACGACGGGGCTCCCGAACTGATCGCCGGGACGGGCCCAGGGGTGGCCAACCAGGTCGTCGTCCTGGACGGCAACACGCACCTGCCCCTCGCCTCGTTCAACCCGTTCGAGACGACGTTCACCGGCGGCCTCTTCGTGGCCGTCGGGGACGTGAACGGGGACGGGGTTCCGGACCTGATCGTCACCCCCGACCAGTCGGGCGGGCCGATCGTGGCCGTGTACGACGGGGCCGCCCTCGGGAAGGGACAGGTCGTCCAACTGGCCCGGTTCTTCGGGATCAACGACCCGAACTTCCGGGGCGGGGCCCGGGCGGCGGTCGGGGACATCAACGGGGACGGGTACGGCGACGTGATCGTGTCGGCCGGGTTCGGGGGCGGCCCGCGGGTGGCCATCTACGACGGCAAGTCGGTGGCCGCGAACGCCCCGACCGAGTTGATGCCGGACTTCTTTGCGTTCGAGCCGTCGCTGCGGAACGGGGCGTACGTGACGGCCGGGGACCTGACCGGGAAGGGGTACGCGGACCTGATCTTCGGGGCCGGCCCGGGCGGCGGTCCGCGGGTCCGGGCGGTCGACCCGGCGGTCCTGCTGGCGGCCGCCGGGGACTTCTCGTCGCTCGACGACGCGGCCGTGTCCGGGGCGAGTCTGGCGGACTTCTTCGCCGGGGACGTGAGCAACCGGGGCGGGGTGCGGGTCGGGGTCGCCGACCTGGACGCGAGTAACCAGGCGGGCCTGGTCGTGGGTTCGGGGACGGGGGCCGGGGCGACCGTCACGACGTACACCGGGAAGGCGATCCTGGCCAACCCCGCGGCGCCGACCGCGGACTCCTCGCTCGACGCCTTCCCCGGGTTTACCGGCGGCGTCTTCGTGGGCTGA
- a CDS encoding beta strand repeat-containing protein yields the protein MSASNSLVGSTANDTVGSEFGGSVVVLPSGNYLVASPDWSGNEGAVTFGSGTAGVSGVVSASNSLVGSAAGDNVGSAVTILTSGNYAVASPGWSGGTGAVTLGSGTTGISGLVSASNSLVGSTAGDSIGTSVTALPNGNYVVASPNWSGNIGAVTFGSGTAGVSGVVSVSNSLVGSTSGDDVGKSVTPLPSGNYVMASPGWSGGTGAVTLGSGTTGISGLVSASNSLVGSTAGDSIGTSVTALPNGNYVVASPNWSGNIGAVTFGSGTAGVSGVVSVSNSLVGSTSGDDVGKSVTPLPSGNYVMASPGWSGGTGAVTLGSGTTGISGLVSASNSLVGSTAGDSIGTSVTALPNGNYVVASPNWSGNIGAVTFGSGTAGVSGVVSASNSLVGSTANDSVGNNGITALTNGNYVIPSPYWSGGKGAATFGNGTTGVIGVVSATNSLVGSTASDFIGAENTGPTNHFKIAILITAFANGNYVVASPNWSGGIGAVTFGSGTAGVSGAVSASNSIVGSAANAGLGTLVIDNTNGNFYAPFTTDGGGRVRVGSLTTGPVATGSQSPLLLGYPQVAVGADAGGTGTVTVYNPDQSAAYTATPFGAAFTDGVRVAVADLNGDGAPELIAGTGPGVANQVVVLDGTTHNQLASFNPFETTFTGGLYVTVGDVNGDGVPDLIVTPDESGGPIVAVYDGAALGKGQVMQLVRFFGINDPNFRGGARAAVGDINGDGYGDVIVSAGFGGGPRVAIYSGKSVAANAPTELLPDFFAFEPSLRNGAYVTAGDLTGKGFADLIFGAGPGGGPRVRAVDPAVLLAAAGDLSSLDDAAVSGASLADFFAGDVSNRGGVRVGVADLDASNQAGLVVGSGTGAGATVTTYTGKAIEANPEGPAEDFAIDSMPGFTGGIYVG from the coding sequence GTGTCCGCCAGCAACAGCCTCGTCGGGAGTACCGCCAATGATACTGTCGGGAGCGAGTTTGGTGGCAGTGTCGTGGTCCTGCCGAGTGGCAACTATCTGGTGGCCAGCCCGGACTGGTCCGGCAACGAGGGTGCGGTGACGTTCGGGAGCGGGACGGCCGGGGTGAGCGGGGTCGTGTCCGCCAGTAACAGCCTCGTCGGCAGCGCCGCGGGCGACAATGTAGGGAGCGCAGTCACGATACTGACGAGCGGCAACTATGCGGTGGCCAGCCCGGGCTGGTCCGGCGGCACCGGCGCGGTCACACTTGGGAGCGGAACGACCGGGATTAGCGGACTCGTGTCCGCCAGCAATAGCCTCGTCGGCAGTACCGCGGGCGACTCGATCGGAACCAGCGTCACGGCGCTGCCGAACGGCAATTACGTGGTGGCCAGCCCGAACTGGTCCGGCAACATCGGGGCGGTGACGTTCGGGAGCGGGACGGCCGGTGTAAGTGGGGTCGTGTCCGTCAGCAACAGCCTCGTCGGCAGTACCTCGGGCGACGACGTCGGGAAAAGTGTTACGCCCCTGCCGAGCGGCAACTATGTAATGGCCAGCCCGGGCTGGTCCGGCGGCACCGGTGCGGTCACACTTGGGAGCGGAACGACCGGGATTAGCGGACTCGTGTCCGCCAGCAATAGCCTCGTCGGCAGTACTGCGGGCGACTCGATCGGAACCAGCGTCACGGCGCTGCCGAACGGCAATTACGTGGTGGCCAGCCCGAACTGGTCCGGCAACATCGGGGCGGTGACGTTCGGGAGCGGGACGGCCGGTGTAAGTGGGGTCGTGTCCGTCAGCAACAGCCTCGTCGGCAGTACCTCGGGCGACGACGTCGGGAAAAGTGTTACGCCCCTGCCGAGCGGCAACTATGTAATGGCCAGCCCGGGCTGGTCCGGCGGCACCGGTGCGGTCACACTTGGGAGCGGAACGACCGGGATTAGCGGACTCGTGTCCGCCAGCAATAGCCTCGTCGGCAGTACCGCGGGCGACTCGATCGGAACCAGCGTCACGGCGCTGCCGAACGGCAATTACGTGGTGGCCAGCCCGAACTGGTCCGGCAACATCGGGGCGGTGACGTTCGGGAGCGGGACGGCGGGCGTGAGTGGGGTCGTGTCCGCCAGCAACAGCCTCGTCGGCAGTACCGCGAATGACAGTGTCGGGAACAATGGCATCACGGCTTTAACGAACGGCAACTACGTGATCCCCAGCCCATACTGGTCCGGTGGCAAGGGTGCCGCGACTTTCGGCAACGGGACGACTGGTGTGATAGGAGTTGTCTCCGCCACCAACAGCCTCGTCGGGAGTACCGCGAGCGACTTCATCGGGGCCGAAAATACCGGTCCCACGAATCACTTTAAAATTGCTATTCTGATTACTGCTTTTGCGAACGGTAATTACGTGGTGGCCAGCCCGAACTGGTCCGGCGGCATTGGCGCGGTGACGTTCGGGAGCGGGACGGCGGGGGTGAGTGGGGCCGTGTCCGCCAGCAACAGTATCGTCGGAAGTGCCGCCAACGCGGGGCTGGGAACGTTGGTGATCGACAATACGAATGGCAACTTCTACGCGCCCTTTACCACCGACGGTGGCGGCCGGGTGCGGGTCGGCTCACTAACGACCGGTCCGGTCGCGACCGGCTCACAGTCTCCGTTACTCCTCGGCTACCCGCAGGTGGCCGTCGGGGCCGATGCCGGGGGGACTGGGACGGTCACGGTGTACAACCCGGACCAATCGGCCGCGTACACGGCCACCCCGTTCGGGGCCGCGTTCACCGACGGCGTCCGGGTGGCCGTCGCCGATCTGAACGGGGACGGGGCGCCCGAATTGATCGCCGGTACGGGCCCGGGGGTGGCCAACCAGGTCGTCGTCCTGGACGGCACCACGCACAACCAGTTGGCCTCATTCAACCCGTTCGAGACGACGTTCACCGGCGGCTTGTACGTGACCGTCGGGGACGTCAACGGGGACGGGGTGCCGGACCTGATCGTGACGCCCGACGAGTCCGGGGGGCCGATCGTGGCCGTGTACGACGGGGCCGCCCTGGGGAAGGGGCAGGTGATGCAACTGGTCCGGTTCTTCGGGATCAACGACCCGAACTTCCGGGGCGGGGCCCGGGCGGCGGTCGGGGACATCAACGGGGACGGGTATGGGGACGTGATCGTGTCGGCCGGGTTCGGGGGTGGCCCGCGGGTCGCCATCTACAGCGGCAAGTCGGTGGCGGCCAATGCCCCGACCGAGTTGCTGCCCGACTTCTTCGCGTTCGAGCCGTCGTTGCGGAACGGGGCGTACGTGACGGCTGGGGATCTGACCGGCAAGGGGTTCGCGGACCTGATCTTCGGGGCCGGGCCGGGCGGCGGGCCGCGGGTCCGGGCGGTCGACCCGGCCGTGCTACTGGCCGCAGCTGGGGACCTCTCGTCGCTCGACGACGCGGCCGTGTCCGGGGCGAGTCTGGCGGACTTCTTCGCCGGGGACGTGAGCAACCGGGGCGGGGTGCGGGTCGGGGTCGCCGACCTGGACGCGAGTAACCAGGCGGGCCTGGTCGTGGGTTCGGGTACGGGGGCTGGAGCGACCGTGACGACGTACACCGGGAAGGCGATCGAAGCGAACCCCGAAGGGCCGGCGGAAGACTTTGCCATTGACTCCATGCCCGGGTTTACAGGGGGTATTTACGTCGGATAA
- a CDS encoding DUF839 domain-containing protein, protein MIAHTVWRKWLAQLNTRGRRPSPRPRLDVTPLEDRVVPNGTVQFSSASESVDASTGAFSIPVTLTGRTPDSTPSTFATSIDNPTGLAFDAGGNLYVANSGNNTVSKVTPAGGVSTFASGFDGPDALAFDAGGNLYVANSGNNTVSEVTPAGVVTTFATGLDGPDALAFDAAGNLFAASFTGNSVSEVTPAGVVTTFATGFDGPDALVFDAAGNLYVANDGNNTVSEVTPAGNVTTFATGFDGPDALVFDAAGNLYVANDGNNTVSEVTPAGNVTTFATGFDNPAGLAFDVTGNLYVANYGNSTVSKVTPPGATPPSPPGSTLPPIWHSTQPGTCSFPTPTMARWTR, encoded by the coding sequence GTGATCGCGCACACCGTCTGGCGGAAGTGGTTGGCCCAATTGAACACCCGCGGGCGGCGGCCCAGTCCCCGACCGCGGCTCGATGTGACGCCCCTGGAAGACCGCGTGGTGCCGAACGGGACCGTGCAGTTCTCATCCGCCAGCGAGTCGGTCGACGCGAGTACCGGGGCGTTCAGCATTCCGGTCACGCTCACGGGCCGCACGCCCGATTCCACCCCCAGCACGTTTGCCACCTCGATCGATAATCCCACGGGTCTGGCGTTCGACGCGGGCGGAAACCTGTACGTCGCCAATTCCGGCAACAACACGGTGAGCAAGGTGACCCCCGCGGGGGGCGTCAGCACCTTCGCCTCCGGGTTCGACGGGCCCGACGCTCTGGCGTTCGACGCGGGCGGAAACCTGTACGTCGCCAATTCCGGCAACAACACGGTAAGCGAGGTGACGCCCGCGGGCGTCGTCACGACCTTCGCCACCGGGCTCGACGGTCCCGACGCGCTGGCGTTCGACGCGGCCGGCAACCTGTTCGCCGCCAGCTTTACAGGTAACTCGGTGAGCGAGGTGACGCCCGCGGGCGTCGTCACGACCTTCGCCACCGGGTTCGACGGGCCCGACGCTCTGGTGTTCGACGCGGCCGGAAACCTGTACGTCGCCAACGACGGCAACAACACGGTGAGCGAGGTGACGCCCGCGGGAAACGTCACCACCTTCGCCACCGGGTTCGACGGGCCCGACGCTCTGGTGTTCGACGCGGCCGGAAACCTGTACGTCGCCAACGACGGCAACAACACGGTGAGCGAGGTGACGCCCGCGGGAAACGTCACCACCTTCGCCACCGGGTTCGACAACCCTGCTGGTCTGGCGTTCGACGTGACCGGAAACCTGTACGTCGCCAACTACGGCAATAGCACCGTGAGCAAGGTCACGCCCCCGGGGGCAACACCACCTTCGCCACCGGGTTCGACTCTCCCACCGATCTGGCATTCGACGCAGCCGGGAACCTGTTCGTTTCCAACTCCGACAATGGCACGGTGGACGAGGTGA